The following are encoded together in the Pseudodesulfovibrio indicus genome:
- a CDS encoding glycosyltransferase, with protein MATPVSIIVLCYNKVAYTKQCLRALYANTDTSRFELIVVDNASSDSTPDMLAEFAASHPNVKVIRNEENLGFVGGNNCALGSVEGEYVIFLNNDTEVQPGWLPPLVETMAEPGAGAAGCKLVYPDGTLQEAGGIIYSDATGNNFGKFDNPNHPEYCSFREVDYCSGAALMVRTDLFRELGGFDARYQPAYYEDTDLCFTVREKGLKVFYEPRSVVVHHEGKTAGTDVTKGFKRFQEINREKFIEKWAAELRKQPAPGPKTGANVRALIDRRFRGKPQVLAAADEPPQYDRQGGALRFYHFLQYLVESGHQVTYLARNVTERPPDVSLVPYVERLRRMGVVVHGLNAFQPSKMDVSQPLPPIQRVLTGHDFEAALLFSHREGGFVLNHIKALGLRMRIFMDSVDLHFLRKGRECRRSGGSPSRWVDYAEGKAQELATYRQTDCVFTATAEESDFLQRGLGIRQAAYVPDTFPLSRDVPGFDEREGLVFLAGFRHAPNLDAAMYLMSEILPHIRKELGDVPLYLVGDGPPDSLKKLADEHTVITGWVPKLEPYLSKMRVGLVPINYGAGIKGKLCRAMGYGTPNVSTTVGAEGIGLTHEKNVLLADDPASFAKAIARLYNDRELWERLSRNGYEHIRERHSRESVSRILLSTMFPTETIAEFRQVRDMRFFDLVAGGYVRLESGRQAEAQSEFRKVIELYPDAGEGYIGLARAYLAQGKAREAQATIARTPESETGRQEFTITQARCLLAFGRKGIALKLLNDLASRDLFDVFFMEELGTLQFAAGGREEAQQSLERALTLENDMSTRVRLRTALAEVKVALGDVHGALEQLSAVSQMYIDINELQGFHALDVKMGELIAQALPPAAELAQPTPEELRDLAPVLRLTGMRVGRLGPISSREYHLHRARPEAVPDWLAEVFGALDGLARRSAGQGNVQVRTF; from the coding sequence ATGGCGACCCCGGTCAGCATAATCGTCCTTTGCTACAACAAGGTAGCGTATACAAAACAGTGCCTTAGGGCGCTCTATGCCAACACGGACACGAGCCGCTTCGAGCTCATCGTCGTGGACAACGCCTCCAGCGACTCCACACCGGACATGCTCGCCGAGTTCGCCGCAAGCCATCCCAACGTCAAGGTCATCCGCAACGAGGAGAACCTCGGATTCGTGGGCGGCAACAATTGCGCCCTTGGCAGCGTGGAAGGCGAGTACGTCATCTTTTTGAACAACGACACCGAAGTTCAGCCCGGCTGGCTCCCGCCCCTGGTGGAGACCATGGCCGAACCAGGAGCGGGCGCGGCAGGCTGCAAGCTGGTCTACCCCGACGGCACGCTTCAAGAGGCAGGAGGGATCATCTACTCCGACGCCACCGGTAACAATTTCGGCAAGTTCGACAACCCCAACCACCCGGAATACTGCTCCTTCCGCGAAGTGGACTACTGCTCGGGCGCAGCCCTCATGGTCCGCACGGACCTCTTTCGCGAGTTGGGCGGCTTCGACGCCCGTTACCAGCCCGCCTACTACGAGGACACCGACCTCTGCTTTACCGTCCGCGAGAAGGGGCTCAAGGTCTTCTACGAGCCGCGCAGCGTGGTCGTGCACCACGAGGGCAAGACCGCAGGAACGGACGTGACCAAGGGGTTCAAGCGGTTCCAGGAGATCAACCGCGAGAAATTCATCGAGAAGTGGGCTGCCGAACTCAGGAAGCAGCCCGCGCCCGGGCCCAAGACAGGCGCAAACGTCCGCGCGCTCATCGACCGCAGGTTCCGGGGCAAACCCCAGGTCCTGGCCGCGGCAGACGAACCGCCCCAGTACGACCGCCAGGGCGGTGCGCTGCGCTTCTACCATTTCCTGCAATATCTCGTTGAGTCCGGCCACCAGGTTACCTACCTGGCCCGCAACGTCACCGAGCGTCCGCCGGACGTCTCGCTGGTCCCCTACGTGGAGCGGCTCCGGCGCATGGGCGTGGTCGTGCACGGCCTCAACGCCTTCCAGCCCTCCAAGATGGACGTGTCCCAGCCCCTGCCGCCCATCCAGAGGGTGCTGACCGGGCACGACTTCGAGGCCGCGCTCCTGTTCAGCCACCGCGAGGGCGGGTTCGTCCTGAACCACATCAAGGCCCTGGGGCTGCGCATGCGCATCTTCATGGACTCCGTGGACCTGCATTTCCTGCGCAAGGGGCGCGAGTGCCGCCGCTCCGGCGGGTCCCCGTCCCGCTGGGTGGACTACGCCGAGGGCAAGGCCCAGGAACTCGCCACCTACCGCCAGACCGACTGCGTGTTCACCGCCACCGCCGAGGAGAGCGATTTTCTGCAACGCGGCCTGGGCATCCGCCAGGCGGCCTACGTCCCGGACACCTTCCCGCTGTCCAGAGACGTTCCCGGCTTCGACGAACGCGAGGGGCTGGTCTTCCTGGCCGGTTTCCGCCACGCCCCGAACCTGGACGCGGCCATGTACCTGATGAGCGAGATTCTGCCCCACATCCGCAAGGAGCTGGGCGATGTGCCCCTGTACCTGGTGGGCGACGGGCCGCCGGACTCCCTCAAGAAGCTGGCGGACGAGCACACCGTCATCACCGGTTGGGTCCCCAAGCTCGAACCGTATCTGAGCAAGATGCGCGTGGGCCTGGTGCCCATCAACTACGGCGCGGGCATCAAGGGCAAGCTCTGCCGGGCCATGGGCTACGGCACCCCCAACGTGTCCACCACCGTGGGCGCGGAGGGCATCGGCCTGACCCACGAGAAGAACGTGCTCCTGGCCGACGACCCGGCGTCCTTCGCCAAGGCCATCGCCCGGCTCTACAACGACCGGGAGCTGTGGGAGCGGCTGTCCCGCAACGGATATGAGCACATCCGGGAGCGCCACTCGCGGGAAAGCGTCAGCAGGATTCTGCTGAGCACCATGTTTCCGACCGAGACCATCGCCGAGTTCCGCCAGGTCCGGGACATGCGCTTCTTCGACCTCGTGGCCGGAGGGTACGTGCGTCTCGAAAGCGGCCGGCAGGCCGAGGCCCAGTCGGAATTCCGCAAGGTCATCGAGCTTTACCCCGACGCGGGCGAAGGCTACATCGGGCTGGCTAGGGCCTATCTCGCGCAGGGCAAGGCCAGGGAGGCCCAGGCCACCATCGCCCGGACCCCGGAGAGCGAGACCGGCAGACAGGAATTCACCATCACCCAGGCGCGCTGCCTGCTCGCCTTCGGCAGGAAGGGCATCGCGCTCAAGCTGCTCAACGACCTGGCGTCCAGGGACCTGTTCGACGTCTTCTTCATGGAGGAGTTGGGTACCCTGCAATTCGCGGCCGGAGGAAGGGAGGAGGCGCAACAGAGCCTGGAACGCGCCCTGACCCTCGAAAACGACATGTCCACCAGAGTGCGGCTACGCACCGCCCTGGCCGAGGTCAAGGTCGCGCTGGGCGACGTGCACGGCGCGCTGGAGCAGCTCTCCGCCGTCAGCCAGATGTACATCGACATCAACGAGCTCCAGGGATTCCACGCCCTGGACGTCAAGATGGGCGAACTCATCGCCCAGGCCCTGCCCCCGGCGGCCGAATTGGCCCAGCCCACCCCGGAGGAGCTGCGCGACCTGGCCCCGGTGCTGCGCCTGACGGGCATGCGCGTGGGCCGTCTCGGCCCCATCAGCAGCCGCGAATACCACCTGCACCGCGCCCGGCCCGAAGCCGTCCCCGACTGGCTCGCCGAGGTCTTCGGCGCACTGGACGGACTGGCCCGCAGGAGCGCGGGACAGGGCAACGTCCAGGTCCGGACGTTCTAG
- a CDS encoding class I SAM-dependent methyltransferase — MPTQLKENQILHSAATLPGTEYPAEIYARISSFELWKSYFTQNKFINTPQYLGALVDVIRRQGFHCPFHLRHVAPDEIQFGSNYREGICHGGLNSRQRAVWLELSRFQGERPDREMRIYAPEAVTDFALLLRGRYVKFIGSEYAPSPEDQAALYPIRHENLQKLSFPDGAFDAVVVNDVLEHVPDVDLCLSEVARVLRPGGALITTFPFAMGNPESLIKARLTEDGIEYLDEPQYHGNPVDPKGSLVFEIPGWNILRRARASGFSSAEMVYETSLAHAVAGGGFSGIFTLVARR; from the coding sequence ATGCCGACCCAACTCAAGGAAAACCAGATCCTGCACAGCGCCGCGACGCTCCCCGGGACTGAATACCCAGCGGAAATATATGCCAGAATTTCCAGCTTTGAACTCTGGAAATCCTATTTCACCCAAAACAAGTTCATCAATACGCCGCAGTATCTCGGCGCCCTCGTCGACGTCATCCGGCGTCAGGGGTTCCACTGCCCCTTCCATCTCCGCCATGTCGCCCCGGACGAAATCCAGTTCGGCTCCAACTACCGCGAGGGCATTTGCCACGGCGGGCTGAACAGCCGCCAACGCGCGGTCTGGCTCGAACTGAGCCGCTTCCAGGGGGAACGGCCCGACAGGGAGATGCGGATATACGCCCCGGAGGCCGTCACCGATTTCGCCCTGCTGCTGCGGGGCCGTTACGTGAAGTTCATCGGCTCGGAGTACGCCCCGTCGCCCGAGGACCAGGCCGCCCTCTATCCCATCCGCCACGAGAACCTGCAGAAGCTCAGCTTTCCCGACGGCGCATTCGACGCTGTGGTGGTCAACGACGTGCTGGAACACGTCCCCGACGTGGACCTCTGCCTGAGCGAGGTGGCCAGGGTGCTGCGCCCCGGCGGCGCGCTGATCACCACCTTCCCCTTCGCCATGGGCAATCCGGAGTCCCTCATCAAGGCGCGGCTGACCGAGGACGGGATCGAGTACCTGGACGAACCCCAGTACCACGGCAATCCCGTGGACCCCAAGGGCAGCCTGGTCTTCGAGATTCCCGGCTGGAACATCTTGAGGCGCGCCAGGGCGAGCGGGTTCTCCTCCGCGGAGATGGTCTACGAGACCTCGCTGGCCCACGCGGTGGCCGGCGGCGGGTTTTCCGGGATCTTCACCCTGGTGGCCCGGCGCTGA
- a CDS encoding sulfotransferase family 2 domain-containing protein, with the protein MCIINNTKKVIFIHIPKAAGTSVAMFFSNYSRYCDLEVGATYLGEALQLEYYKRFKLRKHSTVHEIQTVMGVERFAGYKTFVFVRNPYDRLFSAYKFLRKWSQWDGYDTFRKYKSYAEFVESGEWKTDMGPDQLFLPQVSWLRERGNGPLIGVDHVCKVENMNVEIDRVCGLLGVDRKKGGTIPKLNRITTCEKNMLPAKCLKMIRLHYAIDFDFFGYDTDYGRYVM; encoded by the coding sequence GTGTGCATCATCAACAACACTAAGAAAGTCATCTTTATACATATCCCAAAGGCCGCCGGGACGTCCGTCGCCATGTTCTTCTCCAATTACAGCCGGTATTGCGACCTGGAGGTCGGGGCCACGTATCTGGGCGAAGCGCTTCAGCTCGAATACTACAAGCGGTTCAAGCTCAGGAAGCATTCCACAGTGCACGAAATCCAGACGGTCATGGGTGTGGAGCGTTTCGCGGGTTACAAGACGTTCGTTTTCGTGAGGAATCCGTATGACAGGCTGTTTTCAGCCTACAAATTCTTGCGAAAATGGTCCCAGTGGGACGGATACGACACGTTCAGGAAGTACAAGTCATACGCGGAATTCGTGGAATCGGGGGAGTGGAAGACCGACATGGGACCGGATCAGCTTTTTCTGCCCCAGGTCAGCTGGTTGAGAGAGAGAGGCAATGGGCCCCTCATCGGCGTCGATCATGTCTGCAAGGTTGAAAACATGAATGTTGAAATCGACAGAGTCTGCGGTCTGCTCGGGGTGGACAGGAAAAAAGGAGGGACTATCCCGAAACTAAACAGGATAACCACCTGCGAAAAAAACATGCTGCCTGCAAAATGTCTCAAGATGATACGTCTACACTATGCCATTGATTTCGATTTCTTCGGCTATGACACCGACTACGGTCGGTACGTGATGTGA
- a CDS encoding sulfotransferase family protein, whose amino-acid sequence MNTPPLIICGMHRSGTSLVAGLLSACGLDVSPESLLMLHQDDNPTGFYENHEIVNMHENALVRAGFGWDAPPDAEPAPAWDRSVALAEDARMTASRYRGHDTWGFKDPRASLFMGFWRSLFPGARFLVCLRNPLDVALSLQRRSGSSITAGLALWQRYYEHIERDFDPAMDMAVHFDVLRRDPQGELTRLLHGFGLEASPDQVREALAMIRPASADSGYSLLAARAHGLSERGADLYSRFLDRSGPGCTTLSAREPLAALGAGFEVVKNQGAWMGRQGTILVDGSKATGTLVLSFNARSTLLGSSPTGQLSLNISLDGHGETSVTVTGDKPEQILLGLPQTGQRTLTLTLRSSFASSPCAAGIGPDPRILSVNVSGLQVVEQPVAPLQK is encoded by the coding sequence ATGAATACCCCCCCCCTGATCATCTGCGGAATGCACCGTTCCGGCACCTCGCTGGTGGCTGGCCTGCTCTCCGCCTGCGGACTCGACGTCAGCCCGGAGAGCCTGCTCATGCTGCACCAGGACGACAACCCCACCGGGTTCTACGAGAACCACGAAATCGTGAACATGCACGAGAACGCGCTGGTCCGCGCCGGGTTCGGGTGGGACGCCCCGCCGGACGCCGAGCCCGCCCCGGCCTGGGACCGGTCCGTGGCCTTAGCCGAGGACGCCCGCATGACCGCCTCGCGGTACCGGGGGCACGATACCTGGGGGTTCAAGGACCCCAGGGCGAGCCTGTTCATGGGGTTCTGGCGCTCGCTGTTCCCCGGCGCGCGGTTCCTGGTCTGCCTGCGCAATCCCCTGGACGTGGCCTTGTCGCTGCAACGGCGCTCCGGCAGCTCCATCACCGCCGGGCTGGCCCTGTGGCAGCGGTATTATGAACACATCGAGCGCGACTTCGACCCGGCCATGGACATGGCCGTCCACTTCGACGTCCTGCGCCGCGATCCCCAGGGCGAGCTCACGCGGCTGCTCCACGGCTTCGGACTGGAAGCCTCCCCCGATCAGGTCCGGGAGGCGTTGGCCATGATCCGACCGGCCTCGGCGGACAGCGGCTACAGCCTGCTCGCCGCCAGGGCGCACGGCCTGTCCGAGCGCGGCGCGGACCTCTATTCCCGATTCCTGGATCGGTCCGGTCCGGGCTGCACGACCCTTTCCGCTCGCGAGCCCCTGGCCGCCCTGGGCGCGGGGTTCGAAGTCGTCAAGAACCAGGGGGCCTGGATGGGACGACAGGGGACCATCCTCGTGGACGGCTCCAAGGCCACCGGAACCCTCGTCCTTTCCTTCAACGCACGGTCCACCCTGCTCGGCTCGTCCCCGACGGGGCAGCTCTCCCTGAACATCTCCCTGGACGGCCACGGCGAGACCTCGGTGACCGTGACCGGCGACAAGCCGGAACAAATCTTGCTTGGATTGCCTCAAACCGGGCAAAGGACCCTGACCCTGACGCTCCGCAGCAGCTTCGCCTCGTCGCCCTGCGCCGCCGGAATCGGTCCCGATCCCAGAATTCTGTCAGTCAATGTCAGCGGGCTTCAGGTTGTGGAGCAACCCGTCGCCCCCCTGCAAAAGTGA
- a CDS encoding glycosyltransferase encodes MTGGRLAFVGDPDDGERSAWELFSARCAERENGCATPIPVAEWTGGETGFDGFVVGASALARLDGDRLSALARNNATLVYLGGDPHRDLRGLLAQDVLPLTRICALTWDYEGFLRWQEAEAPLRLLYHPFEDRSDSLPVMDAVLSKLTAKGEFSLRRFARPCEDDPARPVISVVSIIYKKPVEMMAFLEAINRQDLARPYEVILVDDASPDDTVARIESWLEEKRLANRMNRHMRVQILRNEVNSGNCVSRNRGIEAALAPIIVISDGDVLFSTASLSEHALAYRFGDCDAVIGFSLFDINYETANSWLTSCEINEAIVKTRLLQPTPLSFKALLTPLNGYLNFVTRGVSFRKEALDGEYFDEDFAYSTKKDSGYACEDIEMGARLYFNGKNIRYLDRSVFIHMRHSDNSYSENKTIAALRNWNKLLAKYPDLALVERQFFQNKTADMLRRISSLKEAPEFREALGRYKEPTRANITIRELQPLRVLTYGWDVPYLYELFKLNHRFTLVTEGPDARWAFAQRPLPRNARFAALETIDPKEFDLAILPFDGYVLSPEYCRSCPEQRARTFLTMLELTRDIPRIGLCHGAVPIYEGEPPNAGLAPGAVVPSGLESLRKLLSQIPVVCASHQAREEWGFADCTVIHPGLSPVEYAPGRHAGDCLTLPRADFDDQPLVHGDAVRRRVESLLDGICAVECAAPPEAHSGYVLDSPEWSVARFQNRAAYVGDYKVFLNPTVHLPMPLIRAEAMMAGTVPVTLRNHDADRFIENGVNGFCGDSAEELAERVRWLLEHDAERREISRNARLTAMDLFNVDRQLSAWNELIARTV; translated from the coding sequence ATGACCGGAGGGCGGCTGGCCTTTGTCGGCGACCCGGATGACGGGGAGCGGTCGGCGTGGGAGCTGTTCTCCGCGCGCTGCGCCGAGAGGGAGAACGGCTGCGCCACCCCGATCCCGGTGGCGGAGTGGACCGGCGGGGAAACCGGCTTCGACGGCTTCGTGGTCGGTGCGTCCGCCCTGGCTCGTCTGGACGGCGACCGCTTGTCCGCCCTTGCCCGGAACAACGCGACCCTTGTCTACCTCGGCGGCGATCCGCACCGCGACCTGCGCGGGCTCCTCGCCCAGGACGTCCTTCCCCTGACCCGGATCTGCGCTCTGACCTGGGACTACGAGGGGTTCCTCCGCTGGCAGGAGGCCGAAGCCCCCCTCCGGCTGCTCTACCACCCCTTCGAGGACAGGAGCGATTCCCTGCCGGTGATGGACGCGGTGCTGTCCAAGCTGACAGCAAAGGGGGAATTCTCCCTGCGCCGCTTCGCCCGGCCTTGCGAGGACGACCCGGCCCGTCCGGTCATCAGCGTTGTCAGCATCATCTACAAGAAGCCGGTGGAGATGATGGCTTTCCTGGAGGCCATCAACCGGCAGGACCTGGCCCGGCCCTACGAGGTCATCCTGGTGGACGACGCCTCACCGGACGACACCGTGGCCCGGATAGAGAGCTGGCTGGAGGAGAAGCGCTTGGCGAACCGCATGAACCGCCACATGCGCGTGCAGATCCTGCGCAACGAGGTCAACTCCGGCAACTGCGTGTCCCGCAACCGGGGGATCGAGGCGGCCCTGGCGCCGATCATCGTCATCTCGGACGGCGACGTGCTCTTCAGCACCGCCAGCCTCAGTGAACACGCCCTGGCCTACCGGTTCGGGGACTGCGACGCGGTCATCGGTTTTTCCCTTTTCGACATCAACTACGAGACCGCCAACAGCTGGCTGACCTCCTGCGAGATCAACGAGGCCATCGTCAAGACCCGCCTCCTCCAGCCCACGCCGCTCAGCTTCAAGGCCCTGCTCACGCCGCTGAACGGGTACCTGAACTTCGTCACCCGCGGCGTCTCCTTCAGGAAGGAGGCCCTCGACGGAGAGTACTTCGACGAGGACTTCGCCTACTCCACCAAGAAGGATTCCGGCTATGCCTGCGAAGACATCGAGATGGGCGCGCGCCTCTATTTCAACGGGAAGAACATCCGCTACCTGGACAGGTCCGTGTTCATCCACATGCGCCACAGCGACAACTCCTACAGCGAGAACAAGACCATCGCCGCCCTGCGCAACTGGAACAAGCTCCTGGCCAAATACCCGGACCTGGCGCTGGTGGAACGGCAGTTCTTCCAGAACAAGACCGCGGACATGCTCCGGCGGATTTCCAGCCTCAAGGAGGCCCCGGAGTTCCGCGAAGCCCTCGGACGCTACAAGGAGCCGACCCGCGCCAACATCACGATCCGCGAACTGCAACCGCTCAGGGTCCTGACCTACGGCTGGGACGTCCCCTACCTGTACGAACTCTTCAAGCTCAACCACCGCTTCACCCTGGTCACCGAAGGCCCGGACGCACGGTGGGCCTTTGCGCAGCGCCCCCTGCCCCGCAACGCCCGGTTCGCCGCCCTTGAGACCATCGACCCCAAAGAGTTCGACCTGGCCATCCTGCCCTTTGACGGGTACGTGCTCTCCCCGGAATACTGCCGGTCCTGCCCGGAACAGCGGGCAAGGACCTTTTTGACCATGCTGGAACTGACCCGGGACATCCCGAGGATCGGCCTGTGCCACGGCGCGGTGCCGATATATGAAGGCGAACCCCCGAACGCCGGGCTCGCGCCGGGAGCGGTCGTCCCGTCCGGGCTGGAATCCCTGCGGAAACTCCTGAGTCAAATCCCCGTGGTCTGCGCCTCGCATCAGGCCCGCGAGGAGTGGGGGTTCGCCGACTGCACCGTCATCCACCCCGGCCTCTCTCCCGTGGAGTACGCTCCGGGCCGCCACGCCGGGGATTGCCTGACCCTGCCGCGCGCCGATTTCGACGACCAGCCCCTGGTCCACGGAGACGCGGTGCGCCGCCGGGTGGAATCGCTGCTCGACGGGATCTGCGCCGTGGAATGCGCGGCCCCGCCCGAGGCGCATTCCGGCTATGTCCTGGACAGCCCGGAATGGAGCGTGGCCCGGTTCCAGAACCGCGCCGCCTACGTCGGCGATTACAAAGTTTTTCTCAACCCCACCGTCCATCTGCCCATGCCCCTGATCCGGGCCGAGGCGATGATGGCCGGGACCGTCCCGGTCACCCTGCGCAACCACGACGCGGACCGATTCATCGAAAACGGGGTGAACGGGTTCTGCGGCGACAGCGCCGAGGAACTGGCGGAACGCGTCCGTTGGCTCCTGGAGCACGACGCCGAACGGCGCGAGATCAGCCGCAATGCCCGCCTGACCGCCATGGACCTGTTCAACGTGGACAGGCAGCTGTCCGCCTGGAACGAGCTGATCGCGCGGACGGTCTGA